In Arthrobacter ramosus, one DNA window encodes the following:
- a CDS encoding alpha/beta fold hydrolase gives METWTVETDDDGGHLEVHSFRPAAGASIPGASSAAEEPGVVLVHGTLVTDSLYWPFARNLSVLLGRPVHSYNRRGRGRSAPQPPDYSAATETSDLLSVMEASGSTDVVGHSYGGFVALQAALRAPISRLVTYDAAVSLSGNLNGRWRPQLEEAVTAGQLDNAWAHLVQGLGTAGPISYLPLGALRVISILSAKTRLGSEMRELLPTAVLEMRAIIDADSHIQDYAELKTPTLMLSGGWSPAYFAETGRQLAAAIPLVDFAVVPLQFHEGPLRPGKQLAVRIARYLAQGAVTLG, from the coding sequence GTGGAGACATGGACAGTTGAAACGGACGACGACGGCGGCCACCTCGAGGTGCACTCCTTTCGGCCGGCCGCCGGCGCGTCCATTCCCGGCGCTTCGAGCGCTGCGGAGGAGCCCGGCGTCGTGCTTGTTCACGGCACCCTGGTGACCGATTCCCTTTACTGGCCATTCGCCCGGAACCTAAGCGTCCTGCTTGGCCGGCCGGTGCATTCCTACAACCGGCGCGGCCGCGGCCGATCAGCACCGCAACCGCCCGACTACTCCGCCGCGACGGAGACAAGCGACTTGCTTTCCGTAATGGAGGCGAGCGGATCCACCGATGTTGTCGGGCACAGCTACGGCGGATTCGTCGCGCTCCAGGCGGCGTTGCGCGCACCCATTTCCCGCCTCGTCACTTACGACGCCGCGGTTTCCCTCTCCGGGAACTTGAACGGGCGCTGGCGGCCGCAATTGGAAGAGGCCGTCACCGCGGGCCAGCTCGATAACGCATGGGCGCATTTGGTCCAGGGGCTGGGCACGGCGGGCCCGATTTCCTATTTGCCGCTCGGGGCGCTGCGGGTGATCAGCATCCTCTCGGCCAAGACGAGGTTGGGATCCGAGATGAGGGAACTGCTGCCGACGGCGGTGTTGGAGATGCGCGCGATCATCGACGCCGATTCGCATATCCAGGACTATGCGGAGTTGAAAACGCCGACCCTGATGCTTAGTGGGGGGTGGAGTCCGGCGTACTTTGCCGAAACCGGTCGGCAGCTTGCGGCTGCCATTCCGTTGGTGGACTTCGCGGTGGTCCCATTGCAGTTCCACGAGGGTCCCCTCCGGCCGGGGAAGCAGCTCGCGGTGAGAATTGCCCGCTACCTGGCACAAGGCGCCGTCACCCTAGGATGA
- a CDS encoding alpha/beta fold hydrolase, with product MIEREVPTPDGGKLALYSYGSVDAPGERRVVLIGGAFLTALIYRPFSMALSTGLGEGWAVDVYDRRGRGSSTELPANYSMATEIADVRSIMDATGARNLLGHSLGGSVALNAVQEFAGTSYEPDKLAVYDAAVNIDGSVDTGWVDGFAQSVDSGNVGRAMARLKRGMQPGTALARIPEPILAGLMALVSHTKVNKVLRGLMPTGVAELKAAYDESARPRDYSVLPRSTRFMVGSKSPEYYKVTAERLYAAVPGSTLVVSPKGFHGSIPAAVKELVMDLSSYFKD from the coding sequence GTGATAGAACGTGAGGTCCCCACGCCCGACGGCGGCAAGCTCGCCTTGTACAGTTACGGCTCGGTGGACGCGCCGGGAGAGCGCCGCGTGGTGCTCATTGGCGGCGCATTCTTGACCGCGCTCATCTACCGGCCATTTTCGATGGCGCTATCCACGGGACTCGGCGAGGGCTGGGCAGTCGATGTCTACGATCGCAGGGGCCGGGGCAGCTCGACGGAACTACCCGCAAACTACTCCATGGCCACGGAGATTGCGGACGTGCGGAGCATCATGGACGCTACCGGCGCCAGGAACCTCCTTGGCCACAGCCTTGGCGGATCCGTGGCATTGAACGCCGTGCAGGAGTTTGCGGGAACGAGCTACGAGCCGGACAAACTTGCTGTGTACGACGCCGCCGTGAACATCGACGGGAGCGTGGACACGGGCTGGGTGGACGGCTTTGCCCAATCCGTGGATAGCGGGAATGTGGGACGTGCCATGGCCAGGCTGAAGCGGGGCATGCAGCCTGGCACCGCTTTGGCGCGGATCCCGGAACCCATCTTGGCCGGACTCATGGCCCTCGTTTCCCACACGAAGGTCAACAAGGTCCTCAGGGGACTCATGCCAACGGGCGTGGCCGAACTCAAAGCTGCCTACGACGAATCTGCGCGCCCCCGGGACTACTCCGTCCTCCCCCGAAGCACGAGGTTCATGGTGGGCAGCAAAAGCCCCGAATACTACAAGGTCACTGCCGAGCGGCTGTACGCAGCCGTCCCCGGAAGCACGCTGGTGGTATCGCCAAAAGGCTTCCACGGATCCATTCCTGCCGCGGTCAAGGAACTTGTCATGGACCTTTCCAGCTATTTCAAGGACTGA
- a CDS encoding alpha/beta fold hydrolase produces MTRENITTADGGTLELFTTGGELAAGGSGVVVVPASMVTAADYSKFAQKLSAALGRPVHTFNRRGRGESSPQPVDYTLDVDIRDLSEVMKHTASTDVFGHSFGGAVALHAARTLPVERLAVYDPAVSVNHSVKAEWTGEYERATAAGDFDRGLAVLVKGVETEGAFARMPLSMLTLVTKLTSGTHMGKQMRELMQAGVREIKAVIAADMPAEPFLELPLETLIVVGEKSPAYFGVACGQIHDVLSGSSYTILPGHGHDGVIRAPDKLIAELSDFFSG; encoded by the coding sequence ATGACGCGCGAGAACATCACAACGGCCGACGGCGGAACCCTCGAGCTCTTCACGACGGGCGGTGAGCTTGCCGCTGGCGGCTCAGGCGTCGTCGTCGTGCCCGCCTCCATGGTGACCGCCGCAGACTACTCCAAGTTTGCCCAGAAACTCAGTGCTGCCCTTGGCCGCCCGGTCCACACCTTCAACCGCCGCGGCCGTGGTGAATCATCGCCCCAGCCCGTGGACTACACCCTCGACGTCGACATCCGGGATCTTTCCGAAGTCATGAAGCACACGGCGAGCACCGATGTCTTCGGCCACAGCTTCGGAGGCGCAGTGGCCCTGCACGCGGCACGCACGCTGCCGGTGGAACGCCTGGCGGTCTACGACCCCGCCGTATCCGTCAACCACAGCGTGAAGGCCGAGTGGACGGGCGAATACGAGCGCGCGACGGCGGCTGGAGACTTTGACCGCGGGCTCGCTGTGCTTGTGAAGGGTGTCGAAACGGAGGGCGCCTTCGCGCGGATGCCGCTGTCCATGCTGACACTCGTCACCAAGCTCACGTCGGGCACTCACATGGGCAAGCAGATGCGTGAGCTCATGCAGGCCGGCGTGCGTGAGATCAAGGCAGTCATCGCCGCGGACATGCCGGCCGAGCCGTTCCTTGAGCTGCCGCTGGAGACACTCATTGTGGTCGGGGAAAAGAGCCCTGCCTACTTCGGTGTGGCGTGTGGCCAGATCCACGACGTCTTGTCCGGATCGAGCTACACCATCCTGCCAGGCCACGGCCACGACGGAGTGATCCGAGCACCGGACAAGCTCATCGCCGAGCTCTCCGACTTCTTCTCGGGCTAA
- a CDS encoding DDE-type integrase/transposase/recombinase: MIIGSQRTALELAGVSRGTWHYRSNPRPAVQDPIHQADRAYECRISTAHHDRILGLILAGWEKGNSVDHAFATAWDNGVLLASNRTWWRIAAGHEDQQARPIIPRKRGVKRGSSEMPVVKATGPCQVWSWDITDIYSKWQGKVFKVYSIMDIFSREIVGWRAEERESDHLAAEMFETAIARHGAPLIVHADSGPAMRSNLLRDTLTVHGVELSHNRPYVSLLTG; encoded by the coding sequence GTGATCATCGGCTCCCAGCGGACAGCGCTCGAGCTGGCGGGCGTGTCGCGCGGGACCTGGCATTACCGGTCCAATCCCCGTCCGGCGGTGCAGGACCCGATCCACCAGGCCGACCGGGCCTACGAATGCCGGATCAGCACCGCGCATCACGACCGGATCCTGGGGCTCATCCTGGCCGGCTGGGAGAAGGGCAACTCCGTCGACCATGCCTTCGCCACCGCTTGGGACAACGGCGTGCTGCTCGCCTCCAACCGCACGTGGTGGCGGATCGCGGCAGGGCACGAGGATCAGCAGGCCCGCCCCATCATCCCGCGCAAGCGTGGGGTCAAGCGTGGTTCCTCTGAGATGCCGGTGGTCAAGGCCACCGGCCCCTGCCAGGTCTGGTCCTGGGACATCACGGACATCTATTCAAAGTGGCAGGGGAAGGTTTTCAAGGTGTACTCCATCATGGACATCTTCTCCCGGGAGATCGTCGGCTGGCGGGCGGAGGAACGCGAGTCCGACCACCTCGCCGCGGAGATGTTCGAGACAGCCATCGCCCGGCACGGCGCCCCGCTCATCGTGCATGCCGATTCAGGCCCGGCCATGAGATCAAACCTGCTCCGTGACACCCTCACCGTCCACGGCGTGGAACTCAGCCATAACCGCCCCTACGTCTCCCTCTTAACCGGCTAA
- a CDS encoding tyrosine-type recombinase/integrase, producing the protein MSSDCGLSLEERDGGWALAGQDAPQFKLVDEYLGYLTDRNYSPKTVRSYGYDLLAFCRWLLIAGHPLAEVSTEVLLRFLRACRDARVPGRAGPNVIRLSGRRLDQYAATTINRRLAAISGLFAFAAMRDPEMKNPVPKGREARWVASGERSGMLAHTVRRPKNRSSLRLREPRRLPKALSQPDAAELLASFHTWRDRAIAGLMLYCGLRSAEVLALDVADVDIGGRWLQVLGKGRRERRVPLDADVASVIQVYLLAERPESGSTGLFLVAKGPNRGQPLTAAGLRTVFRYHRGVTGIVGGHPHALRHTFGTALAEAGVDLAVMQALLGHAHVDTTARYIHLAPAHVKAEFDAARDRIRSQQ; encoded by the coding sequence ATGAGCAGTGATTGCGGTCTTTCGCTTGAGGAGCGTGACGGCGGCTGGGCGTTGGCCGGTCAGGACGCGCCCCAGTTCAAGCTCGTGGATGAGTACCTTGGGTATCTGACGGACAGGAACTACTCGCCGAAGACGGTGCGTTCCTACGGGTATGACCTGCTGGCGTTTTGCCGGTGGCTTCTGATCGCCGGGCATCCGCTGGCGGAGGTGAGCACGGAGGTGCTGCTTCGGTTCCTGCGTGCCTGCCGCGATGCCCGGGTTCCGGGCAGGGCGGGACCGAACGTGATCAGGCTGTCGGGGCGCCGGTTGGATCAGTACGCCGCGACGACGATCAACCGTCGGCTGGCCGCGATCTCAGGTTTGTTCGCCTTCGCCGCGATGCGGGACCCGGAGATGAAGAACCCGGTCCCCAAGGGCCGGGAGGCGCGTTGGGTCGCATCCGGTGAGCGGAGCGGGATGCTGGCGCATACGGTCCGGCGGCCAAAGAACCGTTCCTCGCTTCGGCTGCGCGAACCACGTCGGTTGCCCAAGGCGTTGTCTCAGCCTGATGCGGCCGAGCTGCTGGCCAGTTTTCACACCTGGCGGGACCGGGCGATCGCGGGTTTGATGCTTTATTGCGGGTTGCGTTCGGCCGAGGTGCTGGCCCTGGACGTCGCGGACGTCGATATCGGCGGCCGGTGGCTGCAGGTGCTCGGCAAGGGACGGCGGGAGCGACGGGTGCCCCTTGACGCGGACGTGGCTTCCGTCATCCAGGTGTATCTGCTGGCCGAGCGGCCCGAATCCGGCAGCACAGGCCTGTTTCTCGTGGCCAAGGGGCCGAACCGGGGCCAGCCGTTGACCGCGGCCGGGCTGCGCACGGTGTTCCGTTATCACCGCGGCGTGACCGGAATCGTTGGCGGTCACCCGCACGCCTTGCGGCACACGTTCGGGACCGCGCTGGCCGAGGCGGGCGTCGATCTGGCGGTGATGCAGGCTTTGCTCGGCCACGCGCACGTCGATACCACTGCCCGCTACATCCATCTGGCTCCAGCCCACGTGAAAGCAGAGTTCGATGCCGCTCGCGATCGCATCCGTTCCCAGCAGTGA
- a CDS encoding tyrosine-type recombinase/integrase — translation MPLAIASVPSSDPHTAYLDYLRRTGRGNTAYSSAARTFFQRWPDPRQWAAEPLQVRLSAGSATRPIITFLMLHQGLRPGYDYLLERKLSSIWREIQDCPLATDLDRFMTAAADLGFTERVRFATGSQVPVRLLIQTGRRLERLTLADLAEFTAACRDRQGRTGKGHGHYLAAASNAQRVLFHLGVLDELPRAGGPVPFAVRLAQVRPPIRAAMIAYLDRKRATCRPKTVSTIATRLKHFGEFLAGIDPDLDSVAALDRGKHIEPYLSSMVDAVNTKNGEVITVADRSRRVLALMGFLTDITEWDWPEAPPRRLLFRDDIPKLPQTLPRYLPVDIDRRLTQVLTESPGNELAAAALRLQRACGLRIGELLDLELDCVHEVPGHGSWLKVPLGKLDTERMIPLDGEIMELIDHITRTRSHGRPLPHPRYRRPAQFLFTHHGRRLGQQAVRAELDRAAGLAGLEHITPHQLRHTYATALVNAGVSLQALMALLGHMSAEMSLRYGRLFDATVRTEYERALDLAKQQALTPHSGRTSLPLRDITGGKDWKDTPLLKSRMAGGFCLRAPAQGACAYANICEHCPSFHAEPSSLPILAAQRVDADALARDAEQRGWIAEADRHKQLITRLDKLINEATTG, via the coding sequence ATGCCGCTCGCGATCGCATCCGTTCCCAGCAGTGACCCGCACACCGCGTATCTGGACTACCTGAGGCGGACCGGCCGGGGAAACACCGCGTACTCATCAGCGGCCAGGACGTTCTTCCAGCGGTGGCCGGACCCCCGGCAATGGGCGGCCGAGCCGCTGCAGGTGCGCTTGTCCGCCGGGTCAGCTACCCGGCCGATCATCACGTTCCTGATGCTGCACCAAGGCCTGCGGCCAGGCTATGACTACCTGCTGGAACGCAAGCTCTCCAGCATCTGGCGCGAGATCCAAGACTGCCCGCTGGCAACCGACCTGGACCGGTTCATGACCGCGGCCGCCGACCTGGGATTCACCGAACGGGTCCGGTTCGCCACCGGCTCCCAGGTGCCGGTTAGGCTCCTTATTCAAACCGGCCGGCGCCTGGAACGGCTCACCCTGGCCGATCTGGCCGAGTTCACCGCGGCCTGCCGGGACAGGCAGGGGCGGACCGGCAAGGGACACGGCCACTATCTGGCGGCGGCAAGCAACGCCCAACGGGTGCTGTTCCACCTCGGAGTCCTTGATGAACTTCCCCGCGCCGGCGGCCCGGTCCCGTTCGCCGTCCGGCTGGCCCAGGTGCGTCCGCCGATCCGGGCAGCGATGATCGCCTATCTGGACCGCAAGCGCGCGACCTGCCGGCCGAAGACCGTGTCAACGATCGCGACCCGGCTCAAGCACTTCGGTGAGTTCCTGGCCGGCATCGACCCGGATCTGGACTCCGTCGCTGCCCTCGACCGAGGCAAGCACATCGAGCCTTACCTGAGCAGCATGGTCGATGCCGTCAACACCAAGAACGGTGAGGTGATCACCGTCGCTGACCGGTCCCGGCGGGTGCTCGCGCTGATGGGGTTCCTGACCGACATCACCGAGTGGGACTGGCCCGAAGCGCCGCCGCGCAGGCTGTTGTTCCGTGACGACATTCCCAAGCTCCCGCAAACACTGCCGCGTTATTTGCCCGTCGATATCGACCGGCGCCTCACCCAGGTCCTGACCGAGTCCCCGGGAAATGAGCTGGCCGCTGCCGCCCTGCGGCTCCAACGCGCCTGCGGGTTGCGGATCGGGGAACTGCTCGATCTTGAACTGGACTGCGTCCACGAAGTCCCCGGCCACGGCAGCTGGCTGAAGGTCCCCCTCGGCAAGCTGGACACCGAGCGGATGATCCCTCTCGATGGAGAGATCATGGAGCTGATCGACCACATAACCCGCACCAGATCGCACGGCCGGCCGCTGCCACACCCTCGTTACCGACGCCCGGCCCAGTTCCTGTTCACCCACCACGGACGCCGGCTCGGGCAACAAGCGGTCCGCGCCGAACTCGACCGCGCCGCCGGTCTCGCCGGGCTCGAACACATCACCCCGCACCAGCTACGGCATACCTACGCCACCGCCCTGGTCAACGCCGGTGTCTCGCTGCAGGCCCTGATGGCGCTGCTGGGCCACATGTCCGCAGAGATGAGCCTGCGCTACGGACGGCTGTTCGACGCCACCGTGCGCACCGAGTACGAACGGGCCCTTGATCTGGCCAAACAACAGGCACTCACACCTCACAGCGGCAGGACCAGCCTGCCGCTCAGAGACATCACCGGCGGAAAAGACTGGAAGGACACCCCTTTGCTGAAGTCCCGCATGGCCGGAGGGTTCTGCCTGCGGGCACCCGCCCAGGGGGCTTGCGCTTACGCAAATATTTGTGAGCACTGCCCCAGCTTCCACGCCGAGCCCAGCTCACTGCCGATCCTCGCCGCGCAGCGCGTTGACGCGGACGCACTCGCCCGCGACGCCGAACAACGAGGCTGGATCGCCGAAGCCGACCGTCACAAACAGCTCATCACGCGACTCGACAAACTGATCAACGAGGCCACCACGGGATGA
- a CDS encoding DUF6262 family protein, producing MTNTSTLNRVERACADLLRNGQAVTFTAVAAHTGLGRTTLYRDPMIRAVIEENRHRAAASGTLTGLTDEIATLRAALDTLAASVRRHEEQLRKLTARKS from the coding sequence ATGACCAACACGAGCACTCTCAACCGCGTCGAGCGCGCCTGCGCCGATCTCCTCCGGAACGGACAGGCAGTCACCTTCACCGCCGTTGCCGCCCACACCGGCCTGGGCCGGACCACCCTCTATCGGGACCCAATGATCCGGGCCGTCATCGAGGAAAACCGTCACCGCGCCGCCGCCAGCGGCACCCTCACCGGCCTCACCGACGAGATCGCCACCCTCCGCGCCGCACTCGACACCCTCGCTGCCAGCGTGAGGCGCCACGAAGAACAACTCCGGAAACTGACCGCCCGAAAAAGCTGA
- a CDS encoding acyl-CoA dehydrogenase family protein → MSDISDLIGFDSLLSADERALRDSVRAFVDSEIKPHIATWYEKAIFPLELVPELAKMGLLGMHLKGYGCAGRSAVEYGLAGAELEAGDSGLRTFVSVQGSLAMSAIYKHGSDEQKAEWLPAMAAGEAIGCFGLTEPTAGSDPGGMTTFAHRDGGDWILNGSKRWIGLASVAKVAIIWAQTDGGVRGFVVPTETPGFAATPIEPKLSMRASIQCDIELSDLRLPESAVLPNVVGLKGPFSCLNEARYGIIWGAMGAARDAFEVALDYSKERLQFGRPLAGYQLTQQKLVDMALEINKGFLLALHLGRKKDAGTLQPDQISVGKLNNCREAIKIAREARTILGGNGITLDHSPLRHANNLESVRTYEGTDEIHTLILGSKLSGIAAFG, encoded by the coding sequence ATGTCCGATATCAGCGATCTGATTGGTTTTGATTCCCTCCTTAGCGCGGATGAACGTGCGCTGCGCGATTCGGTGCGCGCCTTCGTGGATAGCGAGATCAAGCCACACATCGCAACCTGGTATGAAAAGGCCATTTTTCCGCTGGAACTTGTCCCCGAACTCGCCAAAATGGGCCTACTCGGCATGCACCTGAAAGGCTACGGATGCGCCGGGCGATCCGCCGTCGAGTACGGCCTGGCCGGAGCGGAACTTGAGGCCGGCGATTCCGGGTTGCGCACCTTCGTCTCGGTGCAGGGCTCATTGGCGATGAGCGCCATCTACAAGCACGGTTCGGATGAACAAAAAGCCGAGTGGCTGCCGGCGATGGCCGCGGGGGAAGCGATCGGCTGCTTCGGACTAACGGAACCCACGGCGGGATCGGATCCGGGTGGCATGACTACCTTTGCGCACCGCGACGGAGGCGACTGGATCCTCAACGGATCAAAACGCTGGATCGGCCTGGCGTCGGTGGCCAAGGTCGCCATCATCTGGGCCCAGACCGACGGCGGCGTCCGCGGCTTCGTGGTCCCGACCGAGACCCCTGGATTCGCGGCTACGCCGATTGAGCCGAAACTGTCTATGCGTGCCTCCATCCAATGCGACATCGAATTGTCCGATCTGCGACTACCCGAGAGTGCGGTGCTGCCGAACGTCGTCGGGCTCAAGGGCCCCTTCTCCTGCCTGAACGAGGCGCGCTACGGAATCATCTGGGGCGCCATGGGTGCCGCCCGCGATGCGTTCGAGGTAGCCCTCGACTACTCCAAGGAACGCCTGCAGTTTGGCAGACCGCTGGCCGGCTACCAGCTGACCCAGCAGAAGTTGGTTGACATGGCTCTGGAGATCAACAAGGGATTCCTCCTCGCCTTGCACCTCGGGCGCAAAAAGGACGCCGGCACTTTGCAACCGGACCAGATCTCGGTCGGCAAACTGAACAACTGCCGCGAAGCCATCAAAATTGCACGCGAAGCCAGGACGATCCTCGGCGGCAACGGAATCACGCTGGACCACTCACCCTTGCGGCACGCCAACAACCTGGAATCCGTGCGCACCTACGAAGGCACCGACGAAATCCACACCCTTATCTTGGGTAGCAAGCTCAGCGGTATCGCTGCCTTCGGTTAG
- a CDS encoding CoA transferase translates to MTSIVGSPSGLPQPLAGIRIADFSRVLAGPLCSMMLADYGAEVIKIEGPGGDDTRAWIPPVDADGTGTYFASVNRNKKSVVADLKSDEGLSYARALVAGCDVVIENFRPGVMAKFGLDYQAVSEGRPDIVYCSISGFGAGAGANLPGYDLLVQALGGLMSITGHPEGEPSKVGVALVDVLTGQNALAGILMALRVRDATGTGQQVEVNLLSSLLAALVNQGAATLATGNSPGRLGNAHPSIAPYETFRTGGGTLAIAVGNDRQFAALASVLGLEGLPEQARFLTNERRLASREELRTVIEAALHADNAASWQGKLLAAGVPAGRVNTVGEAFELAESLGLEPSIVITDPATGRESRQLTNPIRLSAAAPNYRQVPPALGEHQGSTFQSPNTSVKGA, encoded by the coding sequence GTGACGTCCATAGTGGGCAGCCCAAGCGGTCTGCCGCAGCCTTTGGCGGGGATTCGGATCGCGGACTTTTCGCGGGTTCTTGCAGGTCCGTTGTGCTCCATGATGTTGGCCGACTACGGTGCCGAGGTCATCAAGATCGAAGGTCCTGGCGGCGACGATACCCGGGCGTGGATCCCGCCTGTGGACGCCGATGGGACCGGTACCTATTTCGCAAGCGTCAACCGGAACAAGAAATCCGTCGTCGCAGATCTCAAGTCCGATGAGGGGTTGAGCTATGCCCGCGCCCTCGTGGCCGGCTGCGACGTCGTCATCGAAAACTTCCGTCCTGGGGTCATGGCGAAATTCGGTCTGGATTATCAGGCCGTTTCCGAGGGCCGGCCGGACATCGTCTATTGTTCGATCTCAGGCTTCGGGGCCGGCGCCGGCGCAAATCTGCCAGGCTATGACCTGCTCGTGCAGGCGCTAGGCGGCCTGATGAGCATCACTGGCCACCCCGAAGGAGAACCCAGCAAGGTCGGGGTTGCCCTGGTCGACGTCCTGACAGGACAGAATGCCCTAGCGGGGATCCTAATGGCGCTGCGGGTACGCGATGCCACGGGGACCGGCCAGCAGGTGGAGGTCAACCTCCTCTCCTCGCTCCTGGCAGCATTGGTGAACCAAGGCGCGGCCACCTTGGCCACGGGCAATTCGCCTGGCAGACTCGGCAATGCACACCCCAGCATCGCCCCATATGAGACATTCCGCACTGGCGGCGGCACGCTCGCCATCGCGGTCGGCAACGATCGGCAATTTGCGGCGCTGGCGTCAGTCCTAGGGCTCGAGGGTTTGCCAGAGCAAGCGAGATTCCTCACTAACGAACGCAGACTAGCATCCCGTGAGGAGCTTCGGACTGTGATCGAGGCTGCGCTCCATGCTGACAATGCTGCGAGTTGGCAAGGGAAATTGCTCGCTGCAGGTGTTCCTGCGGGCAGGGTCAACACCGTTGGCGAGGCTTTCGAACTGGCTGAGAGCCTGGGGCTGGAGCCGTCAATCGTTATCACTGATCCCGCCACAGGCCGGGAGTCCCGGCAGCTTACCAACCCCATCCGGCTGTCCGCAGCAGCACCGAACTACCGGCAAGTTCCCCCGGCCCTCGGTGAGCACCAAGGGTCCACCTTCCAGTCCCCAAACACTTCCGTGAAAGGCGCATAA
- a CDS encoding GntR family transcriptional regulator — MQQVTPGVSLTAQATDMLRAAITSGEMTPGEHYSAIGLAERLGVSRTPVREALQLLEKEGIVRIEKNRGVRVLQISLDEIVQIFQIRILLEPQAAARAAEVVTKDDLEHFRVLHGRILDAAAGDDGPGTLQADKEFHLFLMGLAGNPRLTALDGELRNLVLAQGLVTIPSIRSSQDLADDRRGILEALERQDPQAAWAAVREHVTRTARLLITGVCAKTPGLSADAYLAKLDQLTKFRG; from the coding sequence ATGCAACAGGTTACTCCCGGAGTGTCGCTGACAGCGCAGGCCACAGACATGCTGCGGGCGGCAATCACCTCCGGCGAGATGACGCCCGGGGAGCACTATTCCGCGATCGGGCTAGCCGAGAGACTCGGCGTGTCCAGGACACCGGTACGTGAGGCCCTGCAGCTGCTCGAAAAGGAGGGCATTGTCCGGATCGAGAAGAACCGTGGTGTCCGGGTGCTGCAGATTTCACTTGATGAGATTGTGCAGATCTTCCAGATCCGAATTCTTCTTGAGCCCCAGGCAGCGGCTCGGGCCGCCGAGGTTGTCACCAAGGATGACCTGGAGCATTTCCGGGTGCTGCACGGTCGCATCCTGGATGCTGCAGCCGGCGATGATGGTCCCGGAACCCTGCAGGCGGACAAGGAATTCCACTTGTTTCTCATGGGCTTGGCGGGCAATCCCCGGTTAACGGCGCTGGATGGTGAACTCCGCAATCTGGTTCTTGCGCAAGGGTTGGTAACCATCCCTTCAATCCGAAGTAGCCAGGACTTGGCCGACGACCGTCGAGGCATTCTCGAGGCATTGGAGCGACAGGACCCGCAGGCTGCATGGGCTGCGGTTCGAGAACATGTCACCCGCACCGCCCGGCTTCTCATTACAGGTGTTTGCGCGAAGACGCCTGGACTGTCCGCCGATGCATATCTTGCAAAGCTGGATCAGCTGACGAAATTCCGCGGCTGA